The sequence GCCTACCTCTGGCCGGTCGTCTACACCGCGTTCTTCGAGAGCGAGGAGCGCCACGACGCCAAGCCGCTGCTCGAGTTCCCGCCGGGCGGAAAGCGGGAGTCGTACGTCGCCGACGACGCGGTCGCGACGGACGGCGGGAACCCAACCGACGAGGACGACGACGAACGCGCTCCGGGCGGACAGCCCCGTCCCGCGGACGACGACGAGGGCGAGACGGAAGCGAAAGGGGCCGGTACGCCACTCGAAACCGACGAGACCGACGGCGATGTCGACGAATCCGACGACTTCGAGTACGCCGTCGATCAGTATCCGAGCGATGCCGACGTTCCCGCTCGGTCGGGCGCACACGGTGACCACGCCGACGATCATCACGATCACGGTGACCACCATCACGGCGGACCGCCGGCCGGCGGCTGGGAGCGCCGGTCGCCGTTCGCGGAGAGCACCTGGCTCATGATCGTTCCGATCGCCGTCATCGCGACGGGCGCGGTCACGCTCGGCGTCGTTCCCGACTACGCCGTCTTCCTCGAACTCGTGATCTACATCGTCGAGGGCGTCTTCGGCGTCGACTCCTTCGACGAACTGGGCGGCCTCTCGCTGGCCGAGGCTATGGAGGTGATCGACGAATGATCGAACCTGACCTGCTAACGTACGCCTACCCGCCGCTGCTCGTCTTCGCGGCGGCGCTGCTCGTGCTCGTCCTTCCGCGGGCGCTCGGCTTCGCGGCCGCCGCGGTGAGCCTCGCCTCCGTCGTCGCCGTTGCGCTGTTCGCACCCGACGGAGCCCACCTCACGACGACGTTCCTCGGCTTTGCCGACATTCAGCCGTTCTACGTCGACGAGTTCACCCGAATGGTCGGCGGCGGCCTCGCGTTTCTCGGCACCTTCGGCGTGATCTACGCCTACTCGAGCGACGCGTCGCGGGTGATGGCTGCGTTCGCGCTCGCCTACGTCGCCTCGGCGCTGGGCGCGGCCTTTGCGGGCGACTGGCTCGTTATGGTGTTCATGTGGGAGATCATGGCCCTGACGAGCACGCTGTTAGTCTGGCACCACGGCGGCGACGCGGTGCGGGCGGGCTACCGGTATGCCATCGCCCACGGTATCGGCGGCAGCCTGGTGCTGTTCGCGGTGATCGCCCAGTATGCCGCCACCGGCTCGTTCGCGATGGTCACCGAGGCCGGGGAGACGGTCGGGATGGCCGACGGCCTGCCGCTGTTGCTCGCCGTGCTCGGCATCGGCGTCAACGTCGCGTTCGTCGGCTTTCACACCTGGCTGCCCGACACCTACCCGCGACCGCACTTCGCCGCGTCGGTATTCCTCGCGGCCTTTACGACGAAGACGAGCGCGTACGTGCTTTACCGGGCGATTCCGGACGGTCACCTGTTCCTCGCGTACATGGGCGGTGCGATGGCCGTCTACGGCGTCGTCTTCGCGTTGCTCCAACACGACATGCGCGCGCTGTTGTCCTATCACATCCAGGCCCAGCTCGGCTACATGGTCGCCGGGATCGGGATCGGCAGCGCCATCGGCGTCGCCGGCGCGATGGGGCACCTGTTCAACAACGTACTGTACAAGAGCCTGCTGTTCATGGCCGTCGGAGTCGTCATCTACCGGACCGGCGAGAACGACCTCTACAAGCTCGGCGGGCTCTGGCGCGAGATGCCGCTGACCGCGATCGCGTTCGCCATCGGCGCGCTCTCGATCACCGCCGTCCCCGGTTTCAGCGGCTTCATCAGCAAGGGAATGGTGCTCGACGCTGCCGATCCGGGCTACTACGGCGCACCCGAGTACCAGGCGCTGTACTGGCTGCTGTTTATCGGCGCGATCGGAACGTTCCTCTCGTTCATCAAACTCGGCTACTACGTCTTCCTCCACGGACCCGCCGAGTACACGGTTACCGACGCGAAAACCGGTCAGACGGTGGCGATGTTCTCCGTCGGCGGTGTCTGCGTCCTGCTCGGACTCCCGGCGATCGGCTGGCCGATCTTTGCCGACCTGCTGCCGCTGATCGATGGCGTCACGGTGACGGAGATGGACACGTCGCTCAATCCTTACAGCGCCGGCCACCTGACCGACGCTGCAATCTTGGTCGTCGTCTCCGTCGTCGGATTCAAGCTCATCCGCAAGCCGCTTTCGAAGCTCGACTACTCCGATCCGGCGCTGATCGTCAACCCGGCGTCGTACTACGTCGGGCGCACCTCGATGTTCGCGGTCACTGAACTCTACGCAGCCGTCGACAACGCCGTCGTCGGCTCCGTCAAACGCTGTTACTGGATCGGGAACAATCCGGCGCTGGCGGTCGACGAGGCCGCCCGGCGCGTCCCCGGACTCGAGGTCGAGCAACGCCAGCCGGCCGACGGTGGTCGACCGTCGACGATCCACCTTCGAGCGAGTATCGGCACGACCGTCCTGCTGTTGGCGATCGTCCTGACGATCGTTCTCTGGTTGCTCGTCCTGTAGTCGACCCCATCCATTCGAATGCTGTCGACCGTCGAGGTCGATTCTGGTTGCGGCCCGATAGTATAAGTGAAGTCGATGACGACTCGACCCCGTCGGACCATCTCGCGAACGTGACTGTACTCGCATCTTCCCGTACCCGGCCGTACCCCTCGAGTCCCCCGCCGACCGATCGGTGAGACTCGAGGGTCGTTCTCCTCGAGCGAGTTACGCTCGCTCGCTCCGCGAGGTGGTTACGTCGAGACCAGGGCTGTAGTGGTAGACCGGATCTGCGGCTGGCCGTTCGAATCCGTGTGCCGATAGCAGGGTGTTCGTCTCGATTTCGGCCTCGGCCGGATACAGTGTCCACGGCTCGTGGTCGACGTCCGTGTACCGAATCGAACCGTCCTGGGCCTGCGTGTAGAACCGATACCGTTCGACGAGGAACTCCCCGAGCGGATCGTCGGGTGCCGAGAACGGCTCGCCACTCGGTCGATACGTCCCCTCGTAGCACGCCGGTCGCGCTCCGGGATGACGACGCCGGCTCTTGAATCGTATCCGATCATCCTCCGGGCTCAACGAGATCCGCGCGTAGTAGTAGGGGAGGTGATAGAAGAGACGTGCCCCGATTACGCTCGAGACGCCCTGTGCGTCGAGACTGAAAAAGTACACGCTGGGGACGCCACCGCGAGTGACGTACGTCCTGAGGTTGAGTTCTGGCAGCCGGATGCCGAACGACCGTGGCACTCCGGTCGGGCGAACGGCGACGTTCGTGAACGGAACGACGGAAAGCCACGCCGAACCGTCGTGCTCCTCGAGTTCCAGCGCATCGGGGACGTGGGGACTCACCACGTCGGGATCGACCGGCCAGTTCTCGAACAGGAGGTGTCGCCACCCCATCGTCAACGGGACCATACGAACACGTGGAGAGTCAGCCAGAAATTTCTTCGTTCGATTCCCAGGCGCGCGTCTATCAGGACGGAATGCCTGCCGTCGTGATCTCGGGCCCGTCGGTTCCCTCTCGTACGTCGACAACGCCGTCGAAGAGCTGTTTGAGCGTGTTCATCGTCTGTTCGTCGTGTGCGGTCGAATCGATGATGTACACGCCCAGCGCGTTTGCGCTCTGAATTCGACCGGTAAAGACGTGAAGGAACCGAAACACGGTCTGGAGATCGGAGTACATCAACAGCGTCGACACCGAGTGGAGGAGGATTCGGTTTTCGGTGCACTCCCGTCGTTCGTAGAACTTCTCGAGGAACTTGGAGAGTTTGATCCCGATCCCGGTCATGTCTATCGGAGACGAGGCGTACTTGACACGAGCGTCATCGTCAACCGTCCCGATTCCGCGCTGTTTCGTTACGCAATCGACGATACCGACGTCGGAACCTTCGTCTTCGGTAGCCGCCGAGAACTCGTCGAGAACCTTGTCGGCGCTGTCTTTGGTCGTGACGATGATCGAACCATCACCGCGGTCAGCACCGCTCCTGAGGATTTCGAAACCAATCTGTCGTTTCCCAGTCATCGGTGGGCCCGCGATAAGGACGTTCGATCCGGGGTCGATCTCGGCACCCGGGACGACATCTGCGAGATCATACATGCGAAGTATTCACATCCGTCTACAGTGCGGTGGCGACCACCACTGACAGTACTGCTGTTTCTGACGTCTGTTAAGGAAATGTCGCATGCTGTTTATAGTACTTTTGATTACAGCCTAGTTAAATTTGGTAATACAGACCGACTCGCCGGGCAGAAGGTGTGTTTTGACACTACAGTACACTCACTCCGACCGCGGCGCGGCCGATGATAAACGCGAGCGCCGCAAGAAACATTCCGTACTTGAGTCGAGACTGGGCGGCGGTCGGATCGTCGAAGCTCGTGATCACCGCAGACAGCATGACCGCGTCTGCGGGAATGACGACGAGCAGGTACGCGATACCGAAGTCCTCGTGCAGGTAGGGAATCGGGCTCGCCAGTACGGCGACGACGAGCAACGCGGTGGCGACCTGTAGTGCTCGTCGTTCGCCGATCGCGATCGGCAGCGTGTTCAGTCCCTGCTCGCGGTCGCCTTCGATATCTTCGACGTCTTTGATGATCTCCCTGGTCAGGGTGGCGAGGGCGGCGAGCACGAAGAGAACGATCGACGGACCGATTTCACCGACCGCCGCGCCGCCGAAGAGGAACGTACTCCCGACGAGGTACGCGACGAGTGCGTTTCCGAGCCCGGGTAATCCCTTGAAGAACTCGGT is a genomic window of Natrarchaeobius halalkaliphilus containing:
- a CDS encoding Na(+)/H(+) antiporter subunit D, producing MIEPDLLTYAYPPLLVFAAALLVLVLPRALGFAAAAVSLASVVAVALFAPDGAHLTTTFLGFADIQPFYVDEFTRMVGGGLAFLGTFGVIYAYSSDASRVMAAFALAYVASALGAAFAGDWLVMVFMWEIMALTSTLLVWHHGGDAVRAGYRYAIAHGIGGSLVLFAVIAQYAATGSFAMVTEAGETVGMADGLPLLLAVLGIGVNVAFVGFHTWLPDTYPRPHFAASVFLAAFTTKTSAYVLYRAIPDGHLFLAYMGGAMAVYGVVFALLQHDMRALLSYHIQAQLGYMVAGIGIGSAIGVAGAMGHLFNNVLYKSLLFMAVGVVIYRTGENDLYKLGGLWREMPLTAIAFAIGALSITAVPGFSGFISKGMVLDAADPGYYGAPEYQALYWLLFIGAIGTFLSFIKLGYYVFLHGPAEYTVTDAKTGQTVAMFSVGGVCVLLGLPAIGWPIFADLLPLIDGVTVTEMDTSLNPYSAGHLTDAAILVVVSVVGFKLIRKPLSKLDYSDPALIVNPASYYVGRTSMFAVTELYAAVDNAVVGSVKRCYWIGNNPALAVDEAARRVPGLEVEQRQPADGGRPSTIHLRASIGTTVLLLAIVLTIVLWLLVL
- a CDS encoding RAD55 family ATPase, whose product is MYDLADVVPGAEIDPGSNVLIAGPPMTGKRQIGFEILRSGADRGDGSIIVTTKDSADKVLDEFSAATEDEGSDVGIVDCVTKQRGIGTVDDDARVKYASSPIDMTGIGIKLSKFLEKFYERRECTENRILLHSVSTLLMYSDLQTVFRFLHVFTGRIQSANALGVYIIDSTAHDEQTMNTLKQLFDGVVDVREGTDGPEITTAGIPS
- a CDS encoding YqjF family protein; translation: MVPLTMGWRHLLFENWPVDPDVVSPHVPDALELEEHDGSAWLSVVPFTNVAVRPTGVPRSFGIRLPELNLRTYVTRGGVPSVYFFSLDAQGVSSVIGARLFYHLPYYYARISLSPEDDRIRFKSRRRHPGARPACYEGTYRPSGEPFSAPDDPLGEFLVERYRFYTQAQDGSIRYTDVDHEPWTLYPAEAEIETNTLLSAHGFERPAADPVYHYSPGLDVTTSRSERA
- a CDS encoding geranylgeranylglycerol-phosphate geranylgeranyltransferase, which encodes MTAAETIRGLLELMRPVNVIAASMLTFIGAFVAGGVTDVPLEVGAAVAATGLAVGAGNAINDYFDREIDRINQPNRAIPRGAVSPGSALGFSIVLFVAAVAVALTLPWLAVAIAAVNLVALIAYTEFFKGLPGLGNALVAYLVGSTFLFGGAAVGEIGPSIVLFVLAALATLTREIIKDVEDIEGDREQGLNTLPIAIGERRALQVATALLVVAVLASPIPYLHEDFGIAYLLVVIPADAVMLSAVITSFDDPTAAQSRLKYGMFLAALAFIIGRAAVGVSVL